One Streptomyces sp. V4I8 genomic window carries:
- a CDS encoding peptidase inhibitor family I36 protein gives MRSKIATALATGGLAALTLAALPGTAQANPEWYASPAARSGSSAVSPMAVGDCPSTYFCFWSDINYGGAMGKVAGDNPTWTAFRQPACPTGTWNDCASSGYNHGASGMGVRVYESANYGGRNLCLPKGWHHPEFTKVYWPGTSTSINDKISSNKWTWDC, from the coding sequence ATGAGGAGCAAAATCGCCACCGCGCTGGCGACCGGGGGGCTCGCCGCCCTGACGTTGGCCGCTCTGCCCGGCACCGCGCAGGCGAACCCCGAGTGGTACGCGTCGCCGGCCGCCCGGAGCGGGTCGTCCGCTGTGTCGCCCATGGCGGTGGGTGACTGCCCGTCCACGTACTTCTGCTTCTGGTCCGACATCAACTACGGCGGCGCCATGGGCAAGGTCGCCGGGGACAACCCCACATGGACGGCCTTCCGCCAGCCCGCGTGTCCGACCGGCACCTGGAACGACTGCGCCTCGTCGGGCTACAACCACGGGGCGAGCGGCATGGGCGTCCGTGTGTACGAAAGCGCCAACTACGGGGGCCGCAACCTCTGCCTCCCCAAGGGCTGGCACCACCCCGAGTTCACCAAGGTGTACTGGCCCGGCACCTCGACGAGCATCAACGACAAGATCAGCAGCAACAAGTGGACCTGGGACTGCTGA
- a CDS encoding helix-turn-helix domain-containing protein, producing MASQPVEFEEFAACLRALRERAGLSYGALARKTHISSSSLHRYCSGSYVPQDYGSAHRFATACGASPEELRRLHRLWALADAAREPDRSGDTGTAPAPNPDLAPNSDLAPAPNPAPDSEAVPTPHPPWHRRKRSPALVVIALVLALGATAWGIAAVSGIGSPAGGDGAGGDGEGLLFSAECAKPVSLGQRGVCVREVQRLLARAGAELDVDGDFGPQTLRRVTAFQALSRIDADGVVGEKTKKALYAARTRMDSWSPGKVRQRVRKVFPEVPDRAVAVADCQSFLDPFHIVPNPDGTRNWGVFQISDATLRKLGGTPRDAMDPEWNIQAAHRLWSRMKNFGAWPHCDRASSPEAVDPALVQAVDDRPTKPAQNAPSSSPSATTVCPAPGQRFKTPYGDRVYLVGPGRRLYYVPDATIYFNLWDDWNGVAVVNGGVFADCSWGEAHELANAFLARTSGSSRAYLWDAWYGYRPITDRTVFDKYGFSETKIQTRPSLSPISGGTRWQ from the coding sequence ATGGCATCGCAGCCCGTGGAGTTCGAGGAGTTCGCGGCCTGTTTACGGGCGCTCAGGGAACGGGCGGGCCTCAGCTACGGAGCGCTGGCCCGCAAAACCCACATCAGCAGTTCCAGCCTGCACCGGTACTGCTCCGGCTCGTACGTCCCCCAGGACTACGGGTCGGCCCACCGGTTCGCCACGGCCTGCGGGGCGTCACCGGAGGAACTGCGCCGATTACACCGGCTCTGGGCGCTGGCGGACGCGGCGCGGGAGCCCGACCGGAGCGGCGACACCGGCACGGCCCCGGCCCCGAACCCGGACTTGGCCCCGAACTCGGACCTGGCCCCGGCCCCGAACCCGGCCCCGGACTCGGAGGCCGTGCCCACCCCACACCCGCCATGGCACCGCAGGAAGAGGTCACCGGCTCTCGTCGTGATCGCCCTGGTCCTGGCGCTGGGCGCCACGGCCTGGGGGATCGCGGCCGTGTCCGGAATCGGATCCCCGGCGGGTGGCGACGGCGCGGGCGGCGACGGGGAAGGCCTCCTGTTCTCGGCGGAGTGCGCCAAGCCGGTGAGCCTGGGGCAGCGCGGAGTCTGCGTACGGGAGGTGCAGCGGCTTCTGGCCCGAGCCGGGGCCGAGTTGGACGTCGACGGCGATTTCGGCCCGCAGACCCTGCGTCGGGTGACCGCCTTCCAGGCGTTGTCGCGCATCGACGCCGACGGGGTGGTCGGCGAGAAGACGAAGAAGGCGCTCTACGCGGCGAGAACCCGGATGGACAGCTGGTCGCCCGGGAAGGTGCGGCAGCGCGTCCGCAAGGTGTTCCCCGAAGTGCCCGACCGCGCGGTCGCCGTCGCCGACTGCCAGTCGTTCCTCGACCCGTTCCACATCGTGCCGAACCCCGACGGCACCCGGAACTGGGGCGTTTTCCAGATCTCCGACGCCACGCTACGGAAACTCGGTGGTACACCGCGCGACGCCATGGACCCGGAGTGGAACATCCAGGCCGCCCATCGCCTGTGGAGCCGTATGAAGAACTTCGGTGCCTGGCCGCACTGCGACCGTGCGTCCTCGCCGGAAGCCGTCGACCCGGCCCTGGTGCAGGCGGTCGACGACCGGCCGACGAAGCCGGCACAGAACGCCCCCTCGTCCTCGCCGTCCGCCACCACCGTCTGCCCGGCGCCGGGACAGCGGTTCAAGACGCCCTACGGCGACCGGGTGTACCTGGTAGGCCCCGGCCGCCGTCTCTACTACGTCCCCGACGCGACCATCTACTTCAACCTCTGGGACGACTGGAACGGCGTCGCCGTCGTCAACGGCGGTGTCTTCGCGGACTGCTCCTGGGGCGAAGCCCACGAGCTGGCGAACGCCTTCCTGGCCAGGACGAGCGGCAGCTCGCGGGCCTACCTCTGGGACGCCTGGTACGGCTACCGCCCGATCACCGACCGGACCGTCTTCGACAAGTACGGCTTCTCGGAGACGAAGATCCAGACACGGCCCTCCCTGTCCCCCATCAGCGGCGGCACCAGGTGGCAGTGA
- a CDS encoding Ig-like domain-containing protein: protein MSRTRALAQARVRATVVATALAALLTPLAACSSSGSSGSSGSSDAKEKAAADDRPVTVTVTPKGENVPAGEPVKVTASGGSLTSVTVTDAKGHRLAGKAAVDGRSWVSDRKAVPGAAYEVTAATRSEGGTAKSTRASFTTAPADKVNKVDWRPGTGTTVGVAQPISLVFDNPVDNRAEVEKQLRITTSNNTEGSWGWIRDWSGRDRVDWRPRAYWKPGTEVTLKAELNGTDSGAAGGWFVRDYTTTFTIGAQQIVKVDLDRHQLTLVRDGETVRRIPVSGGTPGGDKRSWRGTAVLMAKEGTINMNSETVGLADAYNKMVDYSMRLTWSGMYAHAAPWNARYFGNSNHSSGCIGMSDANADWFYAQVRAGDPFEITGKDTKGVVAPGNGFGAWNLSWTEWQRKSALR, encoded by the coding sequence TTGTCGCGCACCCGTGCACTTGCCCAAGCCCGCGTCCGGGCCACCGTCGTGGCCACCGCCCTGGCCGCCTTGCTGACGCCGCTCGCCGCCTGCTCGTCGAGCGGCTCCTCCGGTTCCTCCGGCTCCTCGGACGCCAAGGAGAAGGCGGCCGCCGACGACCGCCCGGTCACGGTCACCGTCACGCCCAAGGGAGAGAACGTCCCGGCGGGCGAGCCCGTGAAGGTCACGGCCTCGGGCGGCAGCCTCACCTCGGTGACCGTCACCGACGCCAAGGGCCACCGGCTCGCCGGCAAGGCCGCCGTCGACGGCCGGTCGTGGGTCTCCGACCGCAAGGCCGTACCCGGCGCGGCGTACGAGGTGACGGCGGCGACCCGGTCCGAGGGCGGAACCGCCAAGAGCACCAGGGCCTCCTTCACCACGGCACCGGCGGACAAGGTCAACAAGGTCGACTGGCGACCGGGCACCGGCACCACCGTCGGGGTCGCCCAGCCGATCTCCCTGGTCTTCGACAACCCGGTCGACAACCGGGCCGAGGTCGAGAAGCAGCTCAGGATCACCACCTCGAACAACACCGAGGGCTCCTGGGGCTGGATACGCGACTGGTCGGGCCGCGACCGGGTGGACTGGCGGCCCAGGGCGTACTGGAAGCCCGGTACCGAGGTCACGCTGAAGGCCGAGCTGAACGGCACCGACTCGGGCGCGGCCGGCGGCTGGTTCGTACGCGACTACACGACCACCTTCACCATCGGCGCCCAGCAGATCGTCAAGGTCGACCTCGACCGCCATCAACTCACCCTCGTACGCGACGGCGAGACGGTCCGGCGCATACCGGTCTCCGGCGGCACGCCCGGCGGCGACAAGCGCTCCTGGCGCGGAACGGCCGTGCTCATGGCCAAGGAGGGCACGATCAACATGAACTCCGAGACGGTGGGCCTCGCCGACGCCTACAACAAGATGGTCGACTACTCGATGCGGCTGACCTGGTCGGGCATGTACGCGCACGCCGCCCCCTGGAACGCCCGCTACTTCGGCAACTCCAACCACAGTTCCGGCTGCATAGGAATGAGCGACGCGAACGCGGACTGGTTCTACGCGCAGGTGCGGGCGGGCGACCCGTTCGAGATCACCGGCAAGGACACCAAGGGCGTGGTCGCGCCCGGGAACGGCTTCGGCGCGTGGAACCTCTCGTGGACCGAGTGGCAGCGGAAGAGCGCGCTGCGCTGA
- a CDS encoding lipid II:glycine glycyltransferase FemX → MSALLVPPSRVPQARNRGFALRTISAETYRAFLASPEGAALGAGFLQLPSWADVKEGWRAQLLGWGPDPEAGELTGVALVLLRQFPGTRKYFAYLPEGPVADWNDPGVDGWLGPLLEHLRRAGAFAVRIGPSPAYRRWDAALLKPLTGPGRRLGDVLASEVDPLGTAVAERLRARGWRRCGGDGAGGSGTGGGGTGGDGDAQPRHVFHVPLAGRTTEDLWSGLNQEWRRNVRRAQKEGVEVVVGSAAELPEFYRLLGITERRDGFRLGRSLAYYERQYAALNAEEPGRMKLYLARYQGEILAAHTMITVGRRVWYQTGASADHRREVRPSNALQWRMLQDAHALGAHVYDMRGVPSTLDPGERAYGLLRWKLGTGGQVVETLGEWEKPLAGSANHTLYRAFQAYLNRR, encoded by the coding sequence GTGTCAGCGCTGCTCGTGCCGCCCAGCCGCGTGCCCCAGGCACGGAACCGGGGCTTTGCCCTGCGCACCATCTCCGCGGAGACCTACCGCGCCTTCCTCGCGTCTCCCGAGGGCGCGGCGCTCGGCGCCGGATTCCTCCAACTCCCGTCCTGGGCCGACGTCAAGGAGGGCTGGCGGGCCCAACTCCTCGGCTGGGGACCGGATCCGGAGGCGGGCGAACTGACCGGCGTGGCCCTGGTGCTGCTGCGGCAGTTCCCCGGCACCCGCAAGTACTTCGCCTACCTCCCCGAAGGGCCCGTCGCCGACTGGAACGACCCCGGCGTCGACGGCTGGCTCGGTCCGCTCCTCGAACACCTGCGCCGCGCGGGCGCCTTCGCCGTACGCATCGGCCCGTCGCCCGCCTACCGGCGCTGGGACGCCGCCCTGCTCAAGCCGCTCACCGGACCGGGCCGGCGCCTGGGCGACGTCCTCGCCAGCGAGGTCGACCCGCTCGGCACCGCCGTGGCCGAACGGCTGCGGGCCCGGGGCTGGCGCCGCTGCGGCGGTGACGGGGCCGGAGGGAGTGGGACCGGCGGGGGCGGAACCGGCGGGGACGGGGACGCCCAGCCCCGGCACGTCTTCCACGTGCCGCTCGCCGGACGCACCACCGAGGACCTGTGGTCCGGGCTCAACCAGGAGTGGCGACGCAACGTCCGCCGAGCCCAGAAGGAGGGCGTGGAGGTGGTGGTGGGCAGTGCAGCCGAACTCCCCGAGTTCTACCGGCTGCTGGGCATCACCGAGCGACGCGACGGCTTCCGGCTCGGCCGCTCGCTCGCCTACTACGAGCGTCAGTACGCGGCGCTCAACGCCGAGGAACCGGGCCGGATGAAGCTGTACCTCGCCCGGTACCAGGGAGAGATCCTCGCCGCCCACACGATGATCACGGTGGGCCGGCGTGTCTGGTACCAGACCGGCGCCTCGGCCGACCACCGCCGCGAGGTCCGGCCCTCCAACGCCCTGCAGTGGCGGATGCTGCAGGACGCCCACGCCCTGGGCGCCCACGTCTACGACATGCGCGGGGTACCCTCCACTCTCGATCCGGGGGAACGTGCGTACGGACTGCTGCGGTGGAAGCTCGGCACCGGAGGACAGGTCGTCGAGACGTTGGGGGAATGGGAGAAACCCTTGGCAGGCAGCGCCAACCACACGCTCTACCGCGCCTTCCAGGCGTACCTGAACCGCCGATGA
- the murJ gene encoding murein biosynthesis integral membrane protein MurJ — protein sequence MSQTATKPAAATPARGSAVMAAGSVVSRATGFARSAVVAAALGTIGPVADGYAVGNALPTIVYVLLLGGALNAVFVPELVKAAKEHDDGGAAYTDRLVTVCVVALLAITATAVWAAPAIIDVYTDYTGEQAAMTTAFARYCLPQIFFLGLFTLLGQVLNARGRFGAMMWAPVLNNIVVMTVFGLYLALAMGRGDTLTATETAVLGWGTTAGIAVQALALVPALRAARFRWRPRFDWRGSGLTRPLRSAGWLVLLVLANQAAYWVTTRLATTAGLDGGPGYGAYNNAYALWVVPHGIITVSVVTALMPRMSAAAADGDTAAVRRDVSHALRVSASAVVPAACALLALAQPVMALVFGYGRTSAADTAAMAGILMAFAPGLVALSGQYVLSRAFYALSDTRTPFLLNLVIVALNAGLSLAAAHLLPARWAVTGMAAAYSLALCAGWALTGRVLSRRLAVVRPLRSSAVGAHARLLLAAVPATALGHFAALGTGPAGVVVSMLAGAAVIVLTFALLARPLRLAELDALIAGLRRRLART from the coding sequence ATGAGCCAGACGGCAACCAAACCCGCGGCGGCCACCCCGGCGCGCGGCAGCGCCGTCATGGCCGCCGGATCCGTCGTCTCCCGGGCCACCGGTTTCGCCCGGTCCGCCGTGGTCGCGGCAGCGCTCGGCACCATCGGGCCGGTGGCCGACGGCTACGCGGTCGGCAACGCCCTGCCCACCATCGTCTACGTCCTGCTCCTCGGCGGCGCGCTCAACGCCGTCTTCGTGCCCGAGCTGGTCAAGGCCGCCAAGGAGCACGACGACGGCGGTGCCGCGTACACCGACCGACTCGTCACCGTCTGCGTCGTCGCCCTGCTGGCGATCACCGCGACCGCGGTCTGGGCCGCACCCGCGATCATCGACGTGTACACCGACTACACCGGCGAACAGGCCGCCATGACCACCGCGTTCGCCCGCTACTGCCTGCCCCAGATCTTCTTCCTCGGCCTGTTCACGCTGCTCGGGCAGGTACTCAACGCGCGCGGCCGGTTCGGCGCGATGATGTGGGCGCCGGTCCTGAACAACATCGTCGTCATGACCGTCTTCGGTCTGTACCTGGCCCTGGCCATGGGACGCGGCGACACCCTCACCGCGACCGAGACCGCCGTCCTCGGCTGGGGCACGACCGCCGGTATCGCGGTCCAGGCACTCGCCCTCGTCCCCGCCCTGCGCGCGGCCCGCTTCCGCTGGCGGCCCCGCTTCGACTGGCGCGGCAGCGGACTGACCCGCCCCCTGCGCTCGGCCGGCTGGCTGGTGCTGCTGGTCCTGGCCAACCAGGCCGCCTACTGGGTCACCACCCGGCTGGCGACGACCGCGGGCCTCGACGGCGGCCCCGGATACGGCGCGTACAACAACGCCTATGCCCTGTGGGTCGTACCGCACGGCATCATCACGGTCTCCGTGGTGACCGCCCTGATGCCCAGGATGAGCGCGGCCGCGGCCGACGGGGACACCGCCGCCGTGCGCCGGGACGTCTCCCACGCCCTGCGCGTCAGCGCCTCGGCCGTCGTACCCGCCGCCTGCGCGCTGCTCGCCCTCGCCCAGCCGGTGATGGCCCTCGTCTTCGGATACGGCAGGACCAGCGCCGCCGACACGGCCGCCATGGCCGGGATCCTGATGGCCTTCGCCCCGGGACTCGTCGCCCTGTCCGGCCAGTACGTCCTGTCCCGCGCCTTCTACGCGCTCTCCGACACCCGTACGCCGTTCCTGCTCAACCTCGTGATCGTCGCCCTCAACGCGGGACTGTCCCTGGCCGCCGCCCACCTGCTGCCCGCCCGCTGGGCCGTGACGGGCATGGCGGCGGCGTACTCACTGGCGCTGTGCGCGGGCTGGGCGCTGACCGGCCGGGTGCTGAGCCGCCGGCTCGCCGTCGTACGGCCCCTGCGCTCGTCGGCCGTCGGCGCTCACGCGCGGCTGCTGCTCGCCGCCGTTCCCGCCACCGCGCTGGGCCACTTCGCGGCGCTGGGAACCGGACCGGCGGGGGTGGTGGTCTCCATGCTTGCCGGCGCGGCCGTCATCGTCCTCACCTTCGCCCTGCTCGCCCGTCCGCTGCGGCTCGCCGAACTCGACGCGCTGATCGCCGGTCTGCGCCGGCGCCTGGCCCGGACCTGA
- a CDS encoding response regulator, which translates to MSRVLLIEDDPSVREGVELGLRRRGHEVRAAATGEAGLAAMAEFRPDLLLLDLMLPGMNGVQVCRQVREHSQLPIIMLTARGDDFDVVIGLEAGADDYIVKPARTEVIEARIRAVLRRLDDGGSGRPAIEVYGELTIDRAGLTVTKAGRPLALAPSELKLLLHLAAAPEQVFSRQQLLEHVWDHSYHADARLVDACVARLRGKIEDEVGSPRYVQTLRGFGYRFGPL; encoded by the coding sequence ATGTCCCGCGTGCTCCTCATCGAGGACGACCCTTCCGTACGCGAGGGGGTCGAACTCGGTCTGCGCCGCCGCGGCCACGAGGTACGGGCGGCCGCGACCGGCGAGGCCGGCCTCGCCGCGATGGCCGAGTTCCGCCCCGATCTGCTGCTGCTGGACCTGATGCTGCCCGGAATGAACGGCGTACAGGTCTGCCGGCAGGTCCGTGAGCACAGCCAGCTGCCGATCATCATGCTCACCGCGCGCGGCGACGACTTCGACGTGGTCATCGGCCTGGAAGCCGGTGCCGACGACTACATCGTCAAGCCCGCCCGTACCGAGGTGATCGAGGCCCGCATCCGTGCCGTACTGCGCCGCCTGGACGACGGCGGCTCGGGCCGCCCGGCCATCGAGGTCTACGGCGAACTCACCATCGACCGGGCCGGACTGACCGTCACCAAGGCCGGCCGGCCGCTCGCGCTCGCCCCCTCGGAGCTCAAGCTCCTGCTGCACCTCGCCGCCGCCCCCGAGCAGGTGTTCAGCAGACAGCAACTCCTCGAGCACGTCTGGGATCACAGCTACCACGCCGACGCCCGACTGGTCGACGCCTGCGTCGCGCGGCTGCGCGGCAAGATCGAGGACGAGGTCGGCAGCCCCCGCTACGTCCAGACACTGCGGGGCTTCGGCTACCGCTTCGGGCCACTGTGA
- a CDS encoding ATP-binding protein, translated as MSTGPQRSRFRAFGLRTRLLLAFLLVAAVSAGTTAALTYREARNAVLQTAQDTAVTSFRDQVQQTGFGLPLRNEGGGLEEVLRDIARKGKPHPWVVFAEYGSVRASSGENRVSTVITPELRRAARANPHGSFERVVKDGVPYLTIAMPMVFKASPDSVLPSGLVLYAVMRMTDEQVNVDALLMAARDGALPGLAVALIPGLIAARSVLRPVRELRQAARSMGSGRLDTRIPVRGSDELADLARTFNESAAQLERSVRELREAEARARRFASDVSHELRTPLAGMLAVTEVLDEDADHLDADTARAVRLVSAETGKLAVLVEDLMEISRFDARAAELNADEVDVAEAIRKTLHNRHWTDDRVRSELPDGIRARLDPRRFDLVIANLVGNALRHGSAPVTVSLRTETRSPSPPVLITEVTDSGPGIRPEALPHIFDRFYKADAARTRSAGSGLGLAITQENVKLHGGSIRAGNPPGGGAVFTVEIPLHAEEACG; from the coding sequence GTGAGCACCGGCCCTCAACGGTCGCGGTTCAGGGCGTTCGGGCTGCGTACCCGGCTGCTGCTCGCCTTCCTGCTGGTCGCCGCCGTCAGCGCCGGCACCACGGCCGCGCTGACCTACCGTGAGGCCCGCAACGCGGTGCTGCAGACCGCCCAGGACACGGCGGTCACGTCGTTCCGCGACCAGGTCCAGCAGACGGGCTTCGGGCTGCCCCTGCGGAATGAGGGCGGCGGCCTGGAGGAAGTCCTGCGTGACATCGCCCGCAAGGGCAAGCCGCACCCCTGGGTGGTGTTCGCCGAGTACGGTTCGGTCCGCGCCTCCTCGGGCGAGAACCGCGTCTCCACCGTCATCACACCCGAACTGCGCCGCGCCGCGCGGGCCAACCCCCACGGCAGCTTCGAGCGGGTCGTCAAGGACGGCGTCCCCTATCTGACCATCGCCATGCCCATGGTCTTCAAGGCGAGTCCGGACAGCGTGCTGCCCAGCGGGCTCGTCCTCTACGCCGTCATGCGGATGACCGACGAGCAGGTCAACGTCGACGCCCTCCTCATGGCTGCCCGCGACGGCGCCCTGCCCGGCCTCGCCGTCGCGCTGATACCCGGCCTGATCGCCGCCCGCAGCGTGCTGCGCCCGGTGCGGGAACTGCGCCAGGCGGCCCGGAGCATGGGCAGCGGCCGACTCGACACCCGGATTCCGGTGCGCGGCAGCGACGAACTGGCGGATCTGGCCCGCACCTTCAACGAGTCGGCCGCCCAACTGGAGAGGTCCGTGCGCGAGCTGCGCGAGGCCGAGGCCCGCGCCCGCCGCTTCGCCTCCGACGTCTCGCACGAACTGCGCACCCCCCTCGCCGGAATGCTCGCCGTCACCGAGGTCCTCGACGAGGACGCGGACCACCTGGACGCCGACACCGCCCGGGCGGTCCGGCTGGTCAGCGCGGAGACCGGAAAGCTCGCCGTGCTCGTCGAGGACCTGATGGAGATCTCCCGCTTCGACGCCCGCGCGGCCGAGCTGAACGCCGACGAGGTCGACGTGGCCGAGGCGATCCGCAAGACCCTCCACAACCGGCACTGGACCGACGACCGGGTCCGCAGCGAACTCCCCGACGGCATCCGCGCCCGCCTCGACCCACGCCGCTTCGACCTCGTGATCGCCAACCTCGTCGGCAACGCCCTGCGACACGGCAGCGCGCCCGTCACGGTGAGCCTGCGCACCGAGACCCGCTCCCCGTCCCCGCCCGTACTGATCACCGAGGTCACGGACAGCGGCCCCGGCATCCGTCCCGAAGCCCTCCCGCACATCTTCGACCGCTTCTACAAGGCCGACGCGGCCCGCACCCGCTCGGCGGGCAGCGGCCTGGGACTGGCGATCACACAGGAGAACGTGAAGCTGCACGGCGGATCGATCCGCGCGGGGAACCCGCCCGGGGGCGGTGCCGTCTTCACCGTCGAGATACCGCTTCACGCGGAGGAGGCCTGCGGATGA
- a CDS encoding dihydrofolate reductase family protein has product MTATYTFDVFSSLDGYGAAGGDWTGYWGKQGPELLDHRLALYGAEQRMVFGANTYRAFARMLAESTEESDVRDPWVTRMRSLPATVVSTTLEGSLDWPNATVVSGDAVDVVARLKEESEVPLRSHGSLSMNRALMAAGLVDRLQVTLFPVVTGRTGLDPIFQGAADFDLELIESRTLDGRVQELVYRPTLH; this is encoded by the coding sequence ATGACCGCTACCTACACCTTCGACGTGTTTTCCAGCCTCGACGGTTACGGTGCCGCCGGCGGCGACTGGACCGGTTACTGGGGTAAGCAGGGCCCCGAGCTGCTCGACCACCGGCTGGCTTTGTACGGCGCGGAGCAGCGGATGGTCTTCGGGGCCAACACTTACCGGGCGTTCGCGCGGATGCTGGCCGAGAGCACCGAGGAGTCCGATGTGCGTGACCCGTGGGTCACCCGGATGCGGAGCCTGCCGGCGACGGTGGTGTCGACGACGCTGGAAGGCTCCCTCGACTGGCCGAACGCGACCGTCGTGAGTGGTGACGCCGTTGACGTCGTCGCCCGGCTCAAGGAGGAGTCCGAGGTGCCGTTGCGCTCGCACGGCAGCCTGTCGATGAACCGGGCGCTGATGGCCGCCGGCCTGGTCGACCGCTTGCAGGTGACGCTCTTCCCTGTCGTCACCGGTCGGACCGGGCTGGATCCGATCTTCCAGGGGGCGGCCGACTTCGACCTGGAACTGATCGAGAGCCGGACACTCGACGGCCGCGTCCAGGAGCTCGTCTACCGTCCCACCCTCCACTGA
- a CDS encoding helix-turn-helix domain-containing protein — protein sequence MAGDEFSELLGRLKERSGLSYGVLGKRLHTSASTLHRYVNGDAVPMDYAPVERFARACKASPEELVELHRWWVLADARRRQKAEGPESGRAGLGTAGPEAAEAADAADAADQADEAVPVVEPRPLTEDRAPVARRRTAALAGAAVTAALVSAALVVSLVPGEGDDGQGGKRSVGAASQSADSVEKGPAASGSADAKGRSASPSASRSGSPTAPASASASRSGGAGAARGGGSEDGARATAPAVAVNPYKWEDPCSQHYLVDEKPERMPPPPGEPDARGWVTALGGVAAGQQMLALNVQGTGKATVVLDDLHVRVVEKSAPLAWNDFEMGVGCGGGVETRAFGVNLDAGRPALSSKAGQRDFPYTVSESDPEVFYIFADARAHNVSWYLELDWSSGDQKGTVRIDDNGKPFRTSGNVGRPAYNHPLGSSEWGRNEYEPNIPG from the coding sequence GTGGCGGGGGACGAGTTCTCGGAGCTGTTGGGCCGGTTGAAGGAGCGGTCCGGGCTCAGTTACGGAGTGCTCGGGAAGCGGCTGCACACGAGTGCGTCCACGCTTCACCGGTACGTCAACGGGGACGCCGTACCGATGGACTACGCGCCCGTGGAGCGGTTCGCGCGGGCATGCAAGGCGTCGCCCGAAGAACTGGTGGAACTGCATCGGTGGTGGGTGCTCGCGGATGCCCGGCGGAGGCAGAAGGCGGAAGGGCCCGAGTCCGGTAGGGCGGGGCTCGGCACGGCAGGGCCCGAGGCGGCCGAAGCAGCCGACGCGGCGGACGCGGCCGACCAGGCCGACGAGGCCGTTCCCGTGGTCGAGCCGCGGCCCCTGACGGAGGACCGGGCTCCCGTGGCGCGGCGGCGTACCGCTGCCCTGGCCGGGGCCGCCGTGACCGCCGCCCTCGTGTCGGCCGCGCTCGTGGTGAGCCTTGTGCCCGGCGAGGGCGATGACGGCCAGGGCGGGAAGCGGTCCGTGGGGGCTGCGTCCCAGTCCGCCGACTCCGTCGAGAAAGGCCCCGCCGCCTCCGGGTCGGCCGACGCGAAGGGCAGGTCGGCCTCGCCGTCCGCCTCGCGCAGCGGCAGTCCCACGGCTCCCGCCTCCGCCTCCGCCTCACGGAGCGGTGGGGCCGGGGCGGCCCGGGGCGGCGGTTCCGAGGACGGGGCCCGGGCCACCGCGCCCGCCGTCGCCGTCAACCCGTACAAGTGGGAAGACCCCTGCAGCCAGCACTACCTGGTCGACGAGAAGCCCGAGCGGATGCCTCCGCCGCCGGGCGAGCCGGACGCGCGCGGGTGGGTCACCGCACTCGGCGGGGTCGCCGCCGGGCAGCAGATGCTCGCGCTGAACGTGCAGGGCACCGGGAAGGCCACCGTCGTGCTGGATGACCTGCATGTGCGGGTGGTGGAGAAGAGCGCGCCGCTCGCCTGGAACGACTTCGAGATGGGCGTCGGGTGCGGTGGCGGCGTGGAGACGAGGGCGTTCGGGGTGAACCTCGATGCCGGGCGGCCCGCGCTCTCCTCCAAGGCCGGTCAACGCGACTTCCCGTACACGGTCAGTGAGTCCGATCCGGAAGTCTTCTACATCTTCGCGGACGCGCGGGCGCACAACGTGAGTTGGTACCTGGAGCTGGACTGGTCCAGCGGTGACCAGAAGGGCACCGTGCGCATCGACGACAACGGCAAGCCGTTCCGCACGAGCGGGAACGTGGGCCGGCCCGCGTACAACCATCCGCTCGGTTCCTCCGAGTGGGGACGGAACGAGTACGAACCCAACATTCCCGGCTGA